In Bradyrhizobium sp. 1(2017), one DNA window encodes the following:
- a CDS encoding MBL fold metallo-hydrolase: MRGLRIGSMRVDLVSEIPALAFDKSWLFANVTDEVIAENRSWLDHRYIEPESGRFILSHHSYLVRTPRWTAIVDTCCGNHKKRPRVPAWNDLDQPYLENMRALGVAPEDVDFVMCTHLHVDHVGWNTRLIDGRWVPTFPNARYLMGRAEYRHFEAAHNAAPKSPVNHGSFEDSVLPVVAAGLAELVEIDHRLFDDRDAALRFASAPGHTAGNMQIHLNGGHDHAVMSGDVIHHPIQCAAPWLSNAADVDPAAALATRLALLEELADTPSYLLTGHFPAPTAGRVIRHGEAYRFRFED, encoded by the coding sequence ATGCGGGGGTTGCGGATCGGCAGCATGCGGGTCGATCTCGTCAGCGAGATTCCCGCGCTCGCCTTCGACAAGAGCTGGCTGTTCGCCAACGTCACCGACGAGGTGATCGCGGAGAACCGGAGCTGGCTCGATCACCGCTATATCGAGCCGGAGAGCGGCCGCTTCATCCTCAGCCATCATTCCTACCTGGTGCGCACGCCGCGCTGGACGGCGATCGTCGACACCTGCTGCGGCAATCACAAGAAGCGGCCGCGCGTGCCGGCGTGGAACGACCTCGACCAGCCCTATCTCGAGAACATGCGGGCGCTCGGCGTTGCCCCTGAGGACGTCGACTTCGTGATGTGCACGCATCTGCATGTCGATCACGTCGGCTGGAACACGCGGCTCATCGACGGCCGCTGGGTGCCGACCTTCCCCAACGCGCGCTATCTGATGGGCCGGGCCGAATATCGGCATTTCGAGGCGGCGCACAATGCGGCGCCAAAGAGCCCGGTGAACCACGGCTCGTTCGAGGATTCCGTGCTGCCGGTGGTTGCCGCCGGCCTTGCCGAGCTGGTCGAGATCGATCATCGCCTGTTCGACGATCGCGACGCGGCCCTGCGCTTCGCGTCGGCGCCGGGCCACACCGCCGGCAACATGCAGATCCACCTCAACGGCGGCCACGATCACGCGGTGATGTCGGGCGACGTCATCCATCATCCGATCCAGTGCGCCGCGCCCTGGCTGTCGAATGCCGCCGATGTCGATCCGGCCGCGGCGCTCGCAACCCGGCTGGCGCTACTGGAAGAGCTTGCGGACACGCCGAGCTATCTGCTCACCGGCCATTTTCCGGCACCGACCGCCGGACGCGTGATCCGTCACGGCGAGGCCTATCGTTTTCGTTTCGAGGATTAG
- a CDS encoding ABC transporter substrate-binding protein, giving the protein MARFARLRLAAACILLPLLAAGPASAQSWKYDPGADDKTIKIGTTAPLSGPVSAFAQIAKSAEAYFRKVNDEGGVNGRRIQMIIADDAYSPPKTVEQTRRLVESEEVLLIFGGVGTPTNSAVHKYLNDRKVPQLFLGSGAAKWDDPRNFPWTVGWQPTYRDEAIAYARYIKASHAHAKVGVLYQNDDLGKDYLKALEEGLGGGEAIVARAAYETSAPTVDTQILQLKTAGADVVLVAATPKFAAQAIRKIGEIGWKPVTIISNVSASISGVLEPAGKDNSTGVISSQYLKDSTDPAIKDDAGYKEWVAFMDKYLPDANKSDWLNVYGYTIAQTLVTVLKASGNDLTRANVLKQATTMKDVRPPMLINGTAVNNSPERYTPMTSLQLIRFDGTRWVPFGDLLKN; this is encoded by the coding sequence ATGGCGCGCTTTGCCCGCCTTCGCCTGGCTGCGGCCTGCATCCTCCTGCCGCTGCTCGCAGCCGGCCCCGCCTCCGCCCAGAGCTGGAAGTACGATCCCGGCGCCGACGACAAGACCATCAAGATCGGCACCACCGCGCCGCTGAGCGGGCCGGTGTCGGCCTTCGCGCAGATCGCGAAATCGGCAGAGGCCTACTTCCGGAAGGTGAACGACGAGGGCGGCGTCAACGGGCGGCGCATCCAGATGATCATCGCCGACGATGCCTACAGCCCGCCGAAGACGGTGGAGCAGACGCGCCGCCTGGTCGAGAGCGAAGAGGTGCTGCTGATCTTCGGCGGCGTCGGCACGCCGACCAACAGCGCCGTGCATAAATATCTCAACGACCGCAAGGTGCCGCAGCTTTTCCTCGGCTCGGGCGCGGCGAAGTGGGACGATCCCAGGAACTTTCCGTGGACCGTCGGCTGGCAGCCGACCTACCGCGACGAGGCCATCGCCTACGCCAGATACATCAAGGCGAGCCACGCCCATGCGAAGGTCGGCGTGCTCTACCAGAACGACGATCTCGGCAAGGACTATTTGAAGGCACTGGAGGAAGGGCTCGGCGGCGGCGAGGCGATCGTGGCGCGCGCGGCCTATGAGACCTCGGCGCCGACCGTCGACACCCAGATCCTGCAACTGAAGACCGCCGGCGCCGACGTCGTGCTGGTGGCGGCAACGCCGAAGTTCGCCGCGCAGGCGATCCGCAAGATCGGAGAGATTGGATGGAAGCCTGTGACTATCATCTCAAACGTCTCCGCCTCGATCAGCGGCGTGCTGGAGCCGGCCGGCAAGGACAATTCCACCGGCGTGATCTCCAGCCAGTATCTGAAGGATTCGACCGACCCGGCGATCAAGGACGATGCCGGCTACAAGGAGTGGGTCGCCTTCATGGACAAGTACCTGCCAGACGCCAACAAAAGCGACTGGCTCAACGTCTATGGCTACACCATCGCGCAGACGCTGGTGACGGTGCTGAAGGCCTCGGGCAACGACCTCACCCGCGCCAACGTCCTCAAGCAGGCCACGACCATGAAGGACGTGCGGCCGCCGATGCTGATCAACGGCACTGCGGTCAACAACTCGCCCGAGCGCTACACGCCGATGACGAGCCTCCAGCTCATCCGCTTCGACGGCACGCGCTGGGTGCCGTTCGGCGACCTCCTGAAGAACTGA
- a CDS encoding TetR/AcrR family transcriptional regulator: MAVHTSSAAEAAAPTTRDRILTEALDLFAQSGYGGASMRELARRVGIRESSLYNHFPGKAAILEAIVAEHGPASSASRLEEPRYRQLARQPAAFCRQFALDLVEQWSDPREHQFQKVITAERNRVPGIRAKFADHFYAREQSMMTDYFRGFALAGLISTPDPRETARLFAAGLIYIRLEHYVMGAAPSPRPKVIDAIDRYLAFFLSLIAADGGTTDNKKRKAKGENRGKAAPD, translated from the coding sequence ATGGCTGTCCACACCTCCAGCGCAGCGGAAGCGGCTGCACCCACGACCCGCGACCGCATTCTCACCGAAGCGCTCGATCTGTTCGCGCAGAGCGGCTACGGTGGCGCCTCGATGCGCGAGCTCGCGCGCCGCGTCGGCATCCGCGAGAGCAGCCTCTACAATCATTTCCCCGGCAAGGCCGCGATCCTCGAAGCGATCGTTGCCGAGCACGGTCCGGCCAGTTCGGCGAGCCGGCTGGAGGAGCCGCGCTACAGGCAGCTCGCGCGCCAGCCGGCCGCGTTCTGCCGGCAGTTTGCGCTGGACCTCGTCGAGCAATGGTCCGATCCGCGCGAGCACCAGTTCCAGAAGGTCATCACCGCCGAGCGCAACCGCGTGCCCGGCATCCGCGCCAAGTTCGCCGATCATTTCTACGCGCGCGAGCAGAGCATGATGACGGACTATTTTCGCGGCTTCGCGCTCGCAGGCCTGATCTCGACGCCGGATCCGCGCGAGACCGCGCGGCTGTTCGCCGCCGGACTCATCTACATCCGTCTCGAGCATTACGTGATGGGCGCCGCACCCTCGCCGCGGCCGAAGGTGATCGACGCGATCGACCGCTATCTCGCCTTCTTCCTGTCGCTGATTGCAGCGGATGGCGGGACTACCGACAACAAGAAACGAAAAGCAAAGGGAGAGAACCGTGGCAAGGCTGCCCCTGATTGA
- a CDS encoding carboxymuconolactone decarboxylase family protein: protein MARLPLIDPETTSGDIRASFDRMPVKLNIFRMMAHAEANMIPAMRLGNSILHKQKLSAVNRELLILQAAQLEGGAYEWRQHVPIALGVGCTQGQIDAVERSDYDAAALSEAERALLKFGREVVENVRVPEATFAAARKHFSDQEIVESIVALGFYMMMVRLTEATETDLDPAAGMKVYDGGRK from the coding sequence GTGGCAAGGCTGCCCCTGATTGATCCGGAGACGACGAGCGGCGACATCCGCGCCTCGTTCGACCGCATGCCGGTCAAGCTCAACATCTTCCGCATGATGGCGCACGCCGAGGCCAACATGATCCCGGCGATGCGGCTCGGCAATTCCATCCTGCACAAGCAGAAGCTCAGCGCGGTCAACCGCGAGCTCCTGATCCTCCAGGCCGCGCAGCTCGAGGGCGGCGCCTATGAATGGCGCCAGCACGTGCCGATCGCGCTCGGCGTCGGCTGCACCCAGGGACAGATCGATGCCGTCGAGCGCAGCGATTATGATGCCGCCGCGCTGAGCGAGGCCGAGCGCGCCCTGCTCAAGTTCGGCCGGGAGGTCGTCGAGAACGTCCGCGTGCCCGAGGCGACCTTCGCTGCTGCGCGAAAGCATTTCAGCGACCAGGAGATCGTCGAATCCATCGTCGCGCTCGGCTTCTACATGATGATGGTGCGCCTCACCGAGGCGACCGAGACCGATCTCGATCCCGCCGCCGGCATGAAGGTCTATGACGGCGGCAGGAAGTAG
- a CDS encoding SDR family NAD(P)-dependent oxidoreductase produces MMETESKPERYVRPPSAESSGEAPGRGRLKGRRILIVGGGQRVFDAATDPIGNGRAMSMLCAREGAKVAVADLNRGSAEETVKRITGDGGEAFAIAADVTSESDVQRMIDEACRAMGGLDGMVLNIGTFGKVGLDHVSPEEWNRIYDVNVRGPMLCCRAALPRFDDGGTIVFISSIAALKAGSQMAVYDSSKAALGGLMRNIAHLGARRGIRANLVYPGLVDTPNGREAGAGRPNRGKGHIPFGRQATAWEIAYAVLFFLSNESVYVTAQTLAVDSGLSGM; encoded by the coding sequence ATGATGGAAACCGAGAGCAAGCCGGAGCGCTATGTCCGCCCGCCGAGCGCGGAGTCATCAGGCGAAGCGCCGGGCAGGGGGCGGTTGAAGGGCCGCCGCATCCTCATCGTCGGCGGCGGCCAGCGCGTGTTCGACGCCGCCACCGATCCGATCGGCAACGGCCGCGCCATGAGCATGCTCTGCGCCCGCGAAGGCGCGAAGGTCGCGGTGGCCGATCTCAACCGCGGCTCTGCCGAAGAGACGGTTAAGCGCATCACCGGCGACGGCGGAGAAGCCTTTGCGATCGCAGCCGACGTCACCTCTGAATCCGACGTCCAGCGCATGATCGACGAGGCCTGCCGCGCCATGGGCGGCCTCGACGGGATGGTGCTGAACATCGGCACCTTCGGCAAGGTCGGGCTCGATCACGTCAGCCCGGAAGAGTGGAACAGGATCTACGACGTCAACGTCCGCGGCCCCATGCTGTGCTGCCGCGCCGCACTGCCGAGATTCGACGATGGCGGCACCATCGTCTTCATCTCCTCCATCGCTGCGCTGAAGGCGGGCTCGCAGATGGCGGTGTATGATTCCTCGAAGGCTGCGCTCGGCGGCCTGATGCGCAACATCGCCCATCTCGGCGCGCGCCGCGGCATCCGCGCCAATCTCGTCTATCCCGGCCTTGTCGACACCCCCAACGGCCGCGAAGCCGGCGCCGGCCGCCCTAACCGCGGCAAGGGCCACATTCCCTTTGGTCGTCAGGCCACCGCCTGGGAGATCGCCTACGCCGTGCTGTTCTTCCTGTCGAACGAAAGCGTCTATGTCACCGCGCAGACGCTTGCCGTGGACAGCGGCCTGAGCGGGATGTAG
- a CDS encoding HutD family protein, which yields MKTTLLKSEAYTRSPWKNGGGVFTDIADAHRAGSPVNDWDSLLWRFASTPIVAPGPFSYMPGIDRLQMVVGGRGLVLKSPTQDFDEREPFTTVRFTGETEIVTALESGPVEVVNLMARRGAAEIALLALREPGERQLPAGTHLVYAAHGDCQIRLDGEDLSISHEDTLKVELTGASTLALVAGLAVLASIRIVS from the coding sequence ATGAAGACCACGCTGCTCAAATCAGAAGCTTACACCCGCTCGCCCTGGAAGAACGGCGGCGGCGTCTTCACCGACATCGCCGATGCCCATCGTGCAGGCAGCCCGGTGAACGATTGGGACAGCCTGCTCTGGCGTTTTGCCTCGACGCCGATCGTCGCGCCCGGGCCCTTCTCGTACATGCCCGGCATCGATCGCCTGCAGATGGTCGTCGGCGGACGCGGGCTGGTGCTGAAATCGCCCACGCAGGATTTTGACGAGCGTGAACCTTTTACGACGGTGCGGTTCACCGGTGAGACGGAAATCGTGACCGCGCTCGAGTCCGGTCCGGTCGAGGTCGTGAATCTGATGGCCCGGCGCGGGGCGGCGGAGATCGCGCTGCTTGCGCTCCGCGAGCCCGGCGAGCGGCAGCTGCCCGCCGGAACACATCTCGTTTACGCGGCGCACGGCGACTGCCAGATCCGTCTCGATGGCGAGGATCTTTCGATTTCGCACGAAGACACGCTGAAGGTCGAGTTGACCGGGGCTTCCACGCTTGCGCTCGTTGCGGGCTTGGCCGTGCTGGCATCGATCCGCATTGTCAGCTAG
- a CDS encoding adenylate/guanylate cyclase domain-containing protein, whose amino-acid sequence MNARPDNPASSTPADGVIDWLTNGTRDERFIDNIFAQMCIRLQQAGIPLKRSTLHVMIHHPQWLGARMMWSDGKREAEITLADYEVRERSEYIGSAANEIHDGADEVREKLEQESALGRKHALYDEMRSLGLTDYVAWPMLHTLGKRHLVTFATDRPGGFEDAHIAGLKKLLPVLALVSEIRIKNRLARTLLETYVGSHAGELILAGATRRGTGTTVRAAIMICDLRDFTKISDNWPRDDVIDLLNDYFDAMSEPIARHGGEILKFIGDGLLAIFPLSQPNACANLLHAVTEARKAMVALNERNNGTGRAPLNYGIGVHVGDVMYGNIGSSSRLDFTVIGPAVNMASRLEALTKTIGRKVLLSRDFAELVEKEFALEHVGQHEVRGFSDPIELFAYPG is encoded by the coding sequence ATGAACGCGCGACCAGACAATCCCGCCTCCAGCACGCCTGCCGACGGCGTGATCGACTGGCTGACCAACGGCACGCGCGACGAGCGCTTCATCGACAACATCTTCGCGCAGATGTGCATCCGCCTGCAGCAGGCGGGCATTCCGCTCAAGCGGTCGACGCTTCACGTCATGATCCATCATCCGCAATGGCTGGGAGCCCGCATGATGTGGTCCGACGGCAAGCGCGAGGCGGAAATCACCCTGGCCGACTATGAAGTTCGCGAGCGCTCCGAATATATCGGCAGCGCCGCCAACGAGATTCATGACGGCGCCGACGAGGTGCGCGAGAAGCTCGAACAGGAGTCCGCGCTCGGCCGCAAGCATGCCCTCTATGACGAGATGCGGTCGCTGGGCCTCACCGACTATGTGGCCTGGCCGATGCTCCACACGCTCGGCAAGCGCCATCTCGTCACCTTCGCGACCGACCGGCCCGGCGGTTTCGAGGACGCCCACATCGCGGGCCTGAAGAAGCTGTTGCCGGTGCTGGCGCTGGTCAGCGAGATCCGCATCAAGAACCGCCTGGCGCGGACGCTGCTCGAGACTTATGTCGGCTCCCATGCCGGCGAGCTGATCCTCGCCGGCGCCACCCGGCGCGGCACCGGCACCACCGTGCGCGCGGCGATCATGATCTGCGACCTCAGGGACTTCACCAAGATCTCCGACAACTGGCCACGCGACGACGTCATCGATCTGCTCAACGATTATTTCGATGCGATGTCCGAGCCGATCGCGCGGCATGGCGGCGAGATCCTCAAATTCATCGGCGATGGCCTGCTTGCGATCTTTCCGCTGAGCCAGCCCAATGCCTGTGCGAATCTCCTTCATGCCGTGACCGAGGCCCGCAAGGCCATGGTCGCGCTGAACGAGCGCAACAACGGGACCGGCCGCGCGCCGCTCAATTACGGCATCGGCGTCCATGTCGGCGACGTCATGTACGGCAATATCGGATCGTCGAGCCGGCTCGACTTCACCGTCATCGGCCCCGCCGTCAACATGGCCTCCCGCCTCGAGGCGCTGACCAAGACAATCGGCAGGAAGGTGCTGCTGTCGCGCGATTTCGCGGAGCTAGTCGAGAAGGAGTTCGCGCTGGAGCACGTCGGCCAGCACGAGGTGCGCGGCTTCAGCGATCCGATCGAGCTGTTTGCGTATCCGGGCTGA
- a CDS encoding rhodanese-like domain-containing protein, which yields MATSVKQMLEAANAAVPKITSDQAAEMIKNGNTLVVDVRDAPEVAASGKIAGAVNVSRGMLEFRADPESPYHDKAFDKSKSVILYCASGGRSALAGKLLKDMGYENVYNVGGFKDWSGPVEK from the coding sequence ATGGCAACGAGCGTCAAGCAAATGCTGGAAGCTGCGAACGCGGCAGTCCCCAAGATCACCTCGGACCAGGCGGCCGAGATGATCAAGAACGGCAATACGCTCGTCGTGGACGTTCGCGATGCGCCGGAAGTCGCAGCCAGCGGCAAGATCGCGGGCGCCGTAAACGTCTCGCGCGGGATGCTCGAGTTTCGCGCCGACCCGGAATCGCCCTATCACGACAAGGCGTTCGACAAGAGCAAGTCCGTCATTCTGTACTGCGCGTCCGGCGGCAGGTCGGCACTGGCCGGCAAGCTCCTGAAGGATATGGGCTACGAGAACGTCTATAATGTCGGCGGCTTCAAGGATTGGTCAGGCCCCGTCGAGAAGTAG
- a CDS encoding adenylate/guanylate cyclase domain-containing protein: MPKFLRIGVHQSNVSGYTSKAWCVRRVGSAIFLKWGAVEVQGTGAGRQVYWSRSPQEKTIRCRTAQRAQDYAKAAIARRRSHRYEPLTGPIALQLRPAMRSSELKQALATILIVDIVGSTAKAAKLGDARWTKVMGHYYAAVRKELKTCRGKEVVTTGDGVLATFRKPDAGIACATAIQKAMRTLGLEIRVGLHAGEYTISGGEMVGLAFHICTRLAAKARAGEVLVSSAVKELMTTQTQISLKDHGMHRLKGVPERWRLYRVVG; the protein is encoded by the coding sequence ATGCCGAAATTCCTCCGCATCGGAGTCCATCAGTCCAACGTCTCCGGATACACGTCGAAGGCGTGGTGTGTCCGGCGCGTCGGCTCGGCGATTTTCCTGAAATGGGGTGCCGTGGAGGTGCAAGGCACCGGTGCCGGGCGCCAAGTGTACTGGTCGCGATCGCCGCAGGAGAAGACGATCCGTTGCCGCACTGCGCAGCGTGCGCAGGATTATGCCAAGGCCGCGATCGCGCGGCGCCGCAGCCATCGCTATGAACCGCTGACCGGGCCGATCGCCCTGCAACTCCGTCCCGCGATGCGGAGCTCCGAGCTCAAGCAGGCCCTCGCCACCATCCTGATCGTCGACATCGTCGGTTCTACCGCAAAGGCTGCCAAGCTCGGCGATGCGCGCTGGACCAAGGTCATGGGCCATTATTACGCGGCGGTCCGCAAGGAGCTGAAGACGTGCCGCGGCAAGGAGGTCGTGACCACCGGCGACGGCGTGCTGGCGACCTTCAGGAAGCCTGACGCCGGGATCGCTTGCGCGACCGCGATCCAGAAAGCCATGCGCACGCTGGGCCTGGAGATCAGGGTGGGCCTGCATGCCGGCGAATACACGATCAGCGGCGGAGAAATGGTCGGCCTCGCCTTCCACATCTGCACCCGCCTCGCCGCCAAGGCGCGCGCCGGCGAGGTGCTGGTGTCGAGCGCGGTGAAGGAACTGATGACGACGCAGACGCAGATCAGCCTGAAGGATCACGGCATGCACCGGCTCAAGGGCGTGCCGGAGCGGTGGAGGCTGTACAGGGTCGTGGGGTGA
- a CDS encoding LysR substrate-binding domain-containing protein → MMQYRHLHYFVSVVDAGSFSRAASTIHVAQPALSQQIAQLEEQLGVSLLLRSARGVRPTAAGEVLYREASSILRRLQQLPGIVRSGTGQTKGIVRLGMSSTFLTTAPMAFMERCKTSLPDVVLRMAVSDSPTIKRRVTEHELDLGLVLEDEFVPTVARTPLFKQRLFLVRHRAASKGKPIQLVDLASLPLILPPSPNITRTALDRVFAAAMLSPNVVMEADVVANIIAAVRAGVGGSVLPKGDLSDMSGDDLGEPEAIEPPVYLTCSMISSGNFPLTNAAEAVRDLLTGFVGTILRQTQAPGVEWIAPAQTAPGTSR, encoded by the coding sequence ATGATGCAGTACCGTCACCTGCATTATTTCGTCAGCGTGGTTGACGCGGGCAGCTTCTCTCGCGCGGCATCCACGATCCACGTCGCGCAGCCGGCGCTAAGCCAGCAGATCGCGCAACTCGAAGAGCAGCTTGGCGTGAGCCTGCTCCTGCGCAGCGCACGCGGCGTTCGCCCGACCGCCGCCGGCGAGGTCCTCTACCGGGAGGCATCCTCCATCCTGAGACGACTGCAGCAGCTCCCCGGCATCGTGCGATCTGGTACCGGGCAGACGAAGGGGATTGTGCGGCTCGGGATGTCGTCGACCTTCCTGACGACGGCGCCAATGGCATTCATGGAGCGATGCAAGACGTCTCTTCCCGATGTCGTCCTCAGGATGGCGGTCTCCGACAGTCCAACGATCAAGCGGCGCGTCACCGAGCATGAGCTCGACCTCGGCCTGGTGCTGGAGGACGAATTCGTCCCGACGGTCGCACGCACACCGCTGTTCAAACAGCGGCTGTTTCTGGTTCGCCATCGCGCGGCATCGAAAGGCAAACCGATACAGCTCGTCGACCTTGCATCGCTGCCGCTTATCCTGCCGCCTTCCCCGAACATCACGCGCACCGCGCTCGATCGAGTTTTTGCGGCAGCGATGCTCTCGCCGAACGTCGTGATGGAGGCCGACGTCGTGGCAAACATCATTGCCGCCGTGCGGGCGGGCGTGGGCGGCTCGGTACTGCCAAAGGGCGATCTTTCCGACATGTCGGGGGACGACCTCGGCGAGCCCGAGGCGATCGAGCCACCTGTCTATCTCACTTGCTCCATGATCTCGTCCGGCAATTTTCCTTTGACCAATGCCGCCGAGGCAGTACGAGATCTGCTTACCGGGTTTGTCGGGACCATCCTGCGTCAGACACAGGCACCCGGGGTCGAATGGATCGCTCCCGCGCAAACCGCCCCAGGCACATCGCGCTGA
- a CDS encoding LysR family transcriptional regulator: MQFRHLRYFVKVVEAGSFSRAAAEIHVAQPALSQQIGELEERLGIALLERSSRGVRPTAAGEIVFCEATEILRQLEQLPGIVRSSSGDVEGIVNFGMTVAIAGALAGPAVAACKKALPKVTLKFSDGDSDLLQARIEAQTLDLAVVFEDHFVPNFSRHPLYRQRLYLVTRERLAECRGTISLEQVAKLPLVLPPLPKHRRIVIDRAFAEAKLTPNIIAETDAALSELSAVRSGVGSSIFNAGTFENVYPGAFAEPLLIEPPIFLTCSLVSSGDFPLTHAGEAVKNVLIRFMKDQIAGNTRPGTELIA, encoded by the coding sequence ATGCAGTTTCGTCATCTGCGCTATTTCGTGAAGGTGGTCGAAGCCGGCAGCTTTTCGCGCGCCGCCGCAGAAATCCATGTGGCGCAACCTGCGCTCAGTCAGCAGATCGGGGAGCTTGAAGAGCGACTCGGGATTGCCTTGCTGGAGCGAAGTTCGCGCGGCGTACGTCCCACAGCCGCCGGCGAGATCGTGTTTTGCGAGGCCACCGAAATCCTGCGTCAGCTCGAGCAGCTTCCCGGAATTGTGCGGTCGAGCTCCGGTGACGTCGAGGGTATCGTCAACTTCGGAATGACGGTGGCGATCGCGGGCGCCCTTGCCGGTCCGGCCGTGGCCGCATGCAAGAAGGCCCTCCCGAAAGTAACGCTGAAATTCTCGGACGGCGACAGCGACCTGCTTCAAGCCCGAATCGAGGCGCAAACACTCGACTTGGCCGTCGTATTCGAAGATCACTTCGTGCCAAACTTCTCACGCCATCCCCTTTACCGGCAACGTCTCTACCTGGTGACACGTGAGCGTCTGGCAGAGTGCCGAGGCACGATCTCGCTCGAGCAGGTCGCAAAATTGCCGCTCGTGCTGCCGCCACTTCCCAAGCACCGGCGCATCGTCATCGACCGCGCCTTTGCGGAGGCGAAGCTCACGCCAAACATCATCGCCGAGACCGATGCCGCGCTCAGCGAGCTGTCTGCGGTACGCTCGGGGGTCGGAAGCTCCATCTTCAACGCCGGGACGTTCGAGAACGTCTATCCGGGTGCGTTCGCCGAACCGCTGCTCATCGAGCCGCCGATATTCCTGACATGCTCGCTGGTTTCTTCCGGCGATTTCCCGCTGACGCACGCCGGCGAAGCCGTGAAGAACGTCTTGATCCGCTTCATGAAAGACCAGATCGCGGGGAACACGCGGCCCGGCACGGAACTGATCGCATGA
- a CDS encoding alpha/beta fold hydrolase, whose translation MFRASDAGAQTPFYRATPQELDGPPGSLIRSEPMAFAPAGAQAYRVLYRSVGMQGEPIAVSGVIVVPPGPAPAGGRPIVAWAHPTTGVVPHCAPSLAIFVFQQMAGLRRLIEQGAVVAATDYPGLGTAGPHPYLVGASEARAAIDSVRAARTLPDVGDGNSFAVWGHSQGGQASLYTGLIANTYAPELRLVGVAAAAPATSLVTLMGDDFKSAGGKNLTAMTLWSWSRVYGAPIDRVVLPEAMPTIDRLSNECIESVFDILERRKTEKPLEQQFLSVPNIAAVQPWRSLAMRNSPGTLPPTIPLFLAQGTADNIVRPEVTRSYMQRQCTAGGKVSMMWVPGVGHGFIARDSADAAVAWMMDRFAGRPAPSDCGKSVADAAAVEAAQ comes from the coding sequence ATGTTCCGGGCAAGCGATGCCGGCGCGCAAACGCCGTTCTATCGCGCAACGCCACAAGAACTCGACGGGCCACCCGGTTCGCTGATCCGTTCCGAGCCGATGGCGTTTGCTCCCGCAGGCGCGCAGGCGTACCGGGTGCTCTATCGTTCGGTCGGTATGCAGGGCGAGCCGATCGCCGTGTCCGGCGTCATCGTCGTCCCGCCCGGACCCGCACCTGCGGGCGGTCGGCCGATCGTGGCTTGGGCGCACCCGACCACCGGTGTGGTGCCGCATTGCGCGCCCTCGCTCGCGATCTTCGTTTTCCAGCAGATGGCCGGGCTGCGCCGGCTGATCGAGCAGGGCGCCGTCGTGGCGGCCACCGATTATCCGGGGTTGGGCACCGCAGGTCCGCATCCTTATCTCGTCGGAGCCAGCGAGGCGCGGGCGGCGATCGACTCGGTGCGGGCGGCGCGCACCCTGCCTGACGTCGGCGACGGCAACAGCTTTGCCGTATGGGGTCATTCGCAGGGCGGCCAGGCGTCGCTCTATACGGGCCTGATCGCGAACACCTACGCGCCAGAGCTTCGACTCGTTGGTGTTGCGGCCGCCGCGCCTGCAACGTCCCTCGTGACGTTGATGGGAGACGACTTCAAGAGTGCGGGCGGCAAGAATCTGACCGCGATGACGTTGTGGTCGTGGTCGCGGGTGTACGGCGCACCGATCGATCGCGTCGTGCTGCCTGAGGCGATGCCGACGATCGACCGGCTTTCGAACGAGTGCATTGAATCGGTTTTCGACATCCTGGAGCGCCGGAAGACCGAGAAGCCGCTTGAGCAGCAGTTCCTGTCGGTGCCGAACATCGCTGCCGTGCAGCCCTGGCGGTCGCTGGCCATGCGCAACAGCCCGGGCACGCTGCCGCCGACGATTCCTCTGTTTCTCGCCCAGGGCACCGCGGACAACATCGTCCGGCCGGAGGTCACGCGAAGCTACATGCAGCGCCAATGCACGGCGGGCGGCAAGGTCTCCATGATGTGGGTGCCCGGCGTGGGTCATGGATTCATCGCGCGGGATAGCGCGGATGCCGCGGTGGCCTGGATGATGGACCGATTCGCGGGACGCCCCGCACCGAGCGATTGCGGCAAGTCGGTTGCCGACGCCGCGGCGGTCGAGGCCGCGCAATAG